One window of the Thioflexithrix psekupsensis genome contains the following:
- a CDS encoding Dna2/Cas4 domain-containing protein, with the protein MLLLQVSELLAEAEALNVHGLMFQHIALCETRAWLHYYRIDCAHLNRHIQAGILLHETAYEGEASQPFWGFGIHPDCLDNDKREVSEVKKSKSHESASIAQLRFYLAVLVHTTQQEWSGVLRYPKSRRIKRIVFDVDAQTAFIQDFERIKQVIACFSPPAKIEQPLCQNCSYRIVCWQKSTEDWDY; encoded by the coding sequence ATGCTTCTCCTTCAAGTCAGTGAATTACTAGCCGAAGCGGAGGCGTTGAATGTACACGGTTTGATGTTTCAGCATATTGCATTGTGTGAGACGCGGGCGTGGTTGCATTATTATCGCATTGATTGCGCTCATTTGAATCGACATATTCAGGCCGGTATTTTGTTGCATGAAACCGCTTATGAGGGAGAAGCCAGTCAGCCATTTTGGGGGTTTGGTATTCATCCCGATTGTCTCGATAACGATAAGCGTGAAGTCAGTGAGGTGAAAAAAAGTAAGTCTCATGAGTCTGCCAGTATCGCTCAATTGCGTTTTTATTTGGCTGTGCTTGTCCATACGACGCAACAGGAATGGTCTGGAGTTTTGCGTTATCCCAAGTCCCGACGCATTAAACGGATCGTGTTTGATGTCGATGCACAAACGGCTTTTATTCAGGATTTTGAACGCATTAAGCAGGTGATCGCTTGTTTTTCTCCTCCCGCTAAAATCGAGCAGCCATTGTGTCAAAACTGTTCTTATCGCATCGTATGTTGGCAGAAAAGTACGGAAGATTGGGATTATTAA
- the cas1b gene encoding type I-B CRISPR-associated endonuclease Cas1b: METLYLLSDTRLSRRDNTLQVTPKEGKPRRFPVETLKHVVVLGSMQFNTELASFLGKNGVRLSFHDFYGYFSGSLEAANPHQSGAVHLGQARIILDETTRLALARCILNGGLHNLAANLRYYCYRDRPDLKPILEQMQRHQENLLQANSIEQLMGCEGMTRQVYYSGWQLINPELTIVRRTRRPPTDRINALISFCNGLVYSACKHELSKTHLDPTLSFVHAPTQARASLALDLAEVFKPVLADRLIFTLVNQRMLKDEDFTESPGFCHLSESGRRIVVEAFREKMDKVSLADDVRGYRTLILREAFRLQSHVLGLTDYQPFLHKV; encoded by the coding sequence ATGGAAACGCTTTATTTGCTCTCTGATACGCGCTTGAGTCGGCGTGATAATACGTTACAGGTGACCCCCAAAGAAGGTAAACCCCGTCGCTTTCCTGTGGAAACGCTGAAGCATGTCGTGGTGTTGGGAAGTATGCAGTTTAATACGGAATTGGCGAGTTTTTTGGGAAAAAATGGGGTTCGGTTGTCTTTTCATGATTTTTATGGTTATTTTTCGGGATCGCTTGAGGCGGCGAATCCGCATCAGTCGGGCGCAGTTCATTTGGGACAGGCACGGATTATTTTGGATGAAACGACTCGTTTGGCGTTGGCGCGGTGTATTTTGAACGGTGGGCTGCATAATTTGGCCGCGAATTTACGTTATTACTGTTATCGGGATCGACCTGATTTGAAACCTATTTTGGAACAAATGCAACGGCATCAAGAGAATTTGCTACAAGCCAATTCGATAGAGCAGTTGATGGGTTGTGAAGGGATGACGCGTCAAGTTTATTATTCGGGATGGCAGTTGATTAATCCTGAGTTGACTATTGTGAGACGAACTCGACGGCCGCCTACCGATAGAATTAATGCACTGATTTCATTTTGTAATGGGCTTGTTTATAGTGCGTGTAAGCATGAGTTGTCGAAAACACATTTGGACCCAACGTTGAGTTTTGTTCATGCGCCCACTCAGGCTCGTGCTTCGTTGGCTTTGGATTTGGCTGAGGTGTTTAAGCCTGTTTTGGCAGATCGTTTGATTTTTACGTTGGTGAATCAACGGATGTTGAAAGATGAGGATTTTACGGAATCTCCAGGATTTTGCCATTTGAGCGAGTCAGGACGACGCATTGTTGTTGAGGCATTTCGGGAGAAAATGGATAAGGTGTCTTTGGCTGATGATGTCCGTGGTTATCGGACGCTTATTTTACGGGAAGCCTTTCGTTTACAATCTCATGTTCTGGGTTTGACCGATTATCAGCCGTTTTTACATAAGGTATAG
- the cas2 gene encoding CRISPR-associated endonuclease Cas2 — MYVVVFYDVPAKRTRLFYKLLARYLHWRQNSVFCGDLTEATYKRLRRELAELSEDDDRLAFVSTENRHNVTVEFVEHQKSRLDDGHQGSEVL, encoded by the coding sequence ATGTATGTGGTTGTTTTTTATGATGTTCCTGCCAAACGAACCCGTTTGTTCTATAAATTACTGGCTCGCTATCTCCACTGGCGACAGAATAGTGTGTTTTGTGGTGATTTGACGGAAGCGACTTATAAGCGTTTACGTCGTGAACTGGCTGAATTATCTGAAGATGATGATCGATTGGCTTTTGTCTCTACAGAGAATCGACACAATGTGACGGTGGAATTCGTGGAACATCAAAAATCCCGACTCGATGACGGTCATCAGGGGAGTGAGGTTTTGTAA
- a CDS encoding dual specificity protein phosphatase family protein → MVCASSGVSPALLMACRGMLRIGTATVSASFFYELKCLGYQHIIDVSGLGTWAFWPRDLTRLFEVSRFSFSDVFSVPARHSLLPSKISPILYQKHVLIAEQQAFAAAVAHARICLIQQREGVYLCCQQGYGRSPAVALATLMSAFDLPTETALTLVKTLHPHARLTEMSIAASLWYRTHLIAQN, encoded by the coding sequence ATGGTATGCGCATCATCTGGCGTGTCGCCAGCGTTATTAATGGCTTGTCGCGGGATGTTGCGCATTGGTACGGCGACGGTGTCGGCATCGTTTTTTTATGAGTTAAAATGTCTAGGTTATCAACATATTATTGATGTGTCGGGTTTAGGAACTTGGGCATTTTGGCCGCGGGATTTGACGCGATTATTTGAAGTATCCCGTTTTTCGTTCAGTGATGTTTTTTCCGTTCCTGCCAGACATTCTCTGTTACCGTCTAAAATTTCCCCTATTCTTTATCAAAAACATGTGCTTATCGCAGAACAGCAGGCTTTTGCCGCAGCAGTCGCACACGCACGTATTTGTCTAATACAGCAACGCGAAGGGGTTTATTTATGCTGTCAACAAGGCTACGGACGATCCCCCGCAGTCGCACTGGCCACGCTCATGTCTGCTTTCGATTTACCCACAGAAACCGCATTGACTTTGGTTAAAACGCTGCACCCGCACGCCCGTTTGACCGAAATGAGTATCGCTGCCAGTTTATGGTATAGAACTCATTTGATAGCGCAAAATTAA
- the rsfS gene encoding ribosome silencing factor: protein MQSEQLLKMVINALEDRKAQEIKVLNVQKISNITDYMVIASGQSNRQVEAIASNVVEESKKHGLRPLGQEGFETGEWVLVDLGDVIVHVMQPDIRDFYQLEKLWGEMGKMPAANTH from the coding sequence ATGCAGAGTGAACAATTATTGAAAATGGTGATTAACGCCTTAGAAGATCGCAAAGCGCAAGAAATTAAGGTGTTAAACGTGCAGAAAATCAGTAATATTACTGATTATATGGTGATCGCCAGCGGGCAGTCGAATCGTCAAGTTGAAGCGATTGCCAGTAATGTGGTGGAAGAGTCGAAAAAGCACGGATTACGGCCATTGGGACAGGAAGGGTTTGAAACGGGAGAATGGGTGTTAGTGGATTTGGGCGATGTGATTGTGCATGTGATGCAGCCGGATATTCGGGATTTTTATCAGTTAGAAAAACTGTGGGGGGAAATGGGTAAAATGCCCGCCGCCAATACGCATTAA
- a CDS encoding glutaminyl-peptide cyclotransferase: MDRYQQYAQIAGLITGVLCPLWLFAAPHCDYRVVASYPHDTQAFTQGLIVENHVFYESTGLWGQSNLRQVDLTTGQVMQQVALDKQFFGEGLTRWDNQLIQLTWKAGKAFVYDMTRFERIKTFHYAGEGWGLTHDNVHLIMSDGTNQLRFLNPDDFSVQKTLAVFDQEKPIIHLNELEYVKQEIFANIWHTDLIAMINPETGQVNRWLDLTALRPETTLRHSQAVLNGIAYDVQQDRLFVTGKWWPTVFEIKMDPC; the protein is encoded by the coding sequence GTGGATAGGTATCAACAATATGCGCAAATAGCTGGCTTAATCACTGGTGTATTGTGTCCTTTATGGTTATTCGCGGCACCGCACTGTGATTACCGCGTGGTGGCGAGCTATCCACATGATACGCAGGCCTTTACGCAAGGTTTAATTGTCGAAAATCATGTTTTTTACGAAAGCACGGGATTGTGGGGACAATCTAACTTACGTCAAGTCGATTTGACCACAGGTCAAGTGATGCAACAAGTGGCGTTAGATAAACAATTTTTCGGTGAGGGATTAACCCGTTGGGATAATCAGTTAATTCAATTAACGTGGAAAGCAGGTAAGGCATTTGTTTATGATATGACTCGTTTTGAGCGAATAAAAACGTTTCATTATGCCGGTGAAGGTTGGGGATTAACGCATGATAATGTCCATTTAATTATGAGCGATGGCACGAATCAATTGCGCTTTTTAAATCCCGACGATTTTAGCGTGCAAAAAACATTAGCTGTGTTTGATCAAGAAAAACCAATCATTCATTTAAATGAACTGGAATATGTGAAGCAAGAAATTTTTGCCAATATTTGGCACACTGATTTAATTGCCATGATTAATCCTGAAACGGGACAAGTCAACCGTTGGTTAGATTTAACCGCCTTACGTCCTGAAACAACACTGCGCCATTCTCAAGCGGTATTGAATGGGATTGCCTATGATGTCCAGCAAGATCGTTTATTTGTGACGGGAAAATGGTGGCCGACCGTGTTTGAAATTAAAATGGATCCCTGCTGA
- a CDS encoding efflux RND transporter permease subunit, with protein MTEKHSQPPEQERTAEASHLGIAGRMARDYIHSPLSPLFFVAMLFMGIMGLIFTPRQEDPQISVPMVDLFIQYPGASSQQVSSLALDPLQRIMAEIPGVKHVYSAAMRGQGMVTVQFDVGEQMENSVFKVHDKLQSNLDKVPPGVMPPLVKPKGIDDVAVVALTLWSEDVDDGVLRTIALDVMQSLKEIADTGASYIVGGRAEQVKIEVMPERLSGFNISLAQVAQTIQTANSQLNAGYLEMDNRYFTVYTGSFLQSADDVAQLVVGTHANAPVYVRDVATVTQGPEEARQLVNFFSGSSYPQVAGTTSVVNGAAAVTIAVAKKVGTNGVSVADQVLKQVEMLQQRLIPDNVHVEVTRNYGKTANDKVNDLIKKLFIATGAVTVLVLLTLGIRPAIVVTLVIPVVILITVFSAWVLGFTIDRVSLFALIFSIGILVDDAIVVVENIYRRWLLNGKIDTDTAVDAVREVGNPTILATFTVVAALLPMGFVSGMMGPYMAPIPALGSVAMIFSLLAAFMFTPWLAMRIRPSIAGLHAAEQREHNTNEKLERFYRWLLPPLFSNRLIGWGFLLGLVLLFFAACAMFYTTAVQVKMLPLDNKPEYSVFLNMPEGTSLPATANLTYQMVEKIRSIPEVVSLVTYIGTSQPFDFNGMVRHYYLRDSSWQADIHIQLMDKKDRKRSSHQIATETRRMLAELTRGTGARFTVVEMPPGPPVLQAVVAEVYGPDNQTRRTVAQHLTHVFEQSEIVSDVDNYMDQPYDTWHFVVDTEKAVRRGISVDTINQNLAMALGGFKLGDIKRGTVLEPTYIVIQVPLSVRSQLTRLYDLPMPSQQGSSISLAELGRFVKVPQDPIIYQKDLRPVEYVVGDSVGTYLGDNRYRLGAPIYGMFEVERLLQGYVTPDGVDLGATGGYYLGPPPADGRSGFEWTGEWTITYETFRDMGLAFGVAMVLIYILVVWLFGNFLVPAVIMAPIPLTLLGIIPGHWLLNAEFTATSMIGWIALAGIIVRNSILLVDYSIHEVKKGTPIEDAVILACKTRTRPIMITAFALVAGSFVILFDPIFQGMAISLLFGVLVSTLLTLVVIPLGCISVGPEALCSSGLGGDESNCGGNNTPHDGGSGGQSKTTDSDNPGFFAQVGEKVVLFATLGFYMVRAVFIMLWMMIVGLWTRLTQKPEPPPPPRTVQQPPTPVTPTPPPAAPVTTAPSPAVPPVVSSVSVVPAHAMSGQSVVQVVLPADKVSPETVIIPVTLPEGISVESTATPIIRDETPSASPAPELEKTPTPEATAEIAEVSLSRVDPVESETTPAPSSAPTAQDAVARSGKKSTNPRKQGGRRGIQLKTDLTDNEDADKSDKSEK; from the coding sequence ATGACCGAGAAACACTCACAACCCCCAGAGCAGGAGCGCACTGCCGAGGCAAGTCATTTAGGCATTGCCGGACGCATGGCGCGAGATTATATTCACTCTCCGTTATCTCCCTTGTTCTTTGTCGCCATGCTGTTTATGGGCATCATGGGCTTGATTTTTACTCCCAGACAGGAAGACCCACAAATTTCTGTGCCGATGGTGGATTTATTTATTCAATATCCTGGTGCCTCGTCGCAACAGGTTTCCAGTCTGGCTTTAGACCCATTACAACGCATTATGGCCGAAATTCCCGGCGTGAAACACGTCTATTCCGCGGCGATGCGTGGACAAGGTATGGTGACTGTGCAGTTTGATGTGGGCGAACAGATGGAAAATTCTGTTTTCAAAGTCCATGACAAATTACAGTCCAATCTGGATAAAGTCCCTCCGGGTGTGATGCCGCCTTTGGTGAAACCCAAAGGGATTGATGATGTCGCTGTCGTGGCGTTGACCCTATGGTCAGAAGATGTGGATGATGGCGTTTTGCGCACGATTGCGTTGGATGTCATGCAGAGTTTGAAAGAAATTGCGGACACCGGTGCCAGTTATATTGTCGGCGGACGCGCTGAACAAGTTAAAATCGAGGTGATGCCAGAGCGTTTATCCGGTTTTAATATCAGTTTAGCGCAAGTGGCACAAACCATTCAGACGGCTAACAGTCAGTTGAATGCGGGTTATTTGGAGATGGATAACCGTTATTTTACGGTTTATACGGGGTCATTTTTACAAAGTGCCGACGATGTGGCGCAATTGGTGGTGGGAACTCATGCTAATGCGCCGGTTTATGTGCGCGATGTGGCCACAGTGACCCAAGGCCCCGAAGAAGCGCGTCAATTGGTTAATTTTTTCTCTGGTTCATCTTATCCGCAAGTGGCTGGGACAACGTCTGTGGTCAATGGTGCGGCTGCTGTCACCATTGCCGTGGCGAAAAAAGTGGGAACAAACGGCGTAAGCGTGGCCGATCAAGTGTTAAAGCAAGTGGAAATGTTGCAACAACGCTTGATTCCTGACAATGTTCATGTGGAAGTCACCCGCAATTACGGGAAAACAGCTAACGATAAAGTGAATGATTTAATTAAGAAATTATTCATTGCCACGGGAGCGGTGACGGTTTTGGTTTTGCTGACTTTGGGAATACGACCTGCCATTGTGGTGACGTTAGTGATTCCTGTGGTGATTTTGATCACCGTATTTTCTGCTTGGGTGTTGGGTTTTACCATTGATCGGGTGAGTTTGTTTGCCTTAATTTTCTCTATTGGGATTTTGGTGGATGATGCGATTGTGGTGGTGGAAAATATTTATCGTCGCTGGCTGCTCAACGGCAAAATTGACACTGACACCGCAGTGGATGCCGTGCGAGAAGTGGGTAATCCTACGATTTTAGCTACGTTTACTGTGGTGGCGGCGTTGTTACCGATGGGATTTGTTTCGGGCATGATGGGTCCTTATATGGCACCGATTCCGGCATTAGGATCGGTGGCGATGATTTTTTCTTTATTGGCGGCGTTTATGTTTACGCCTTGGTTGGCAATGCGTATTCGTCCTTCTATCGCCGGACTCCATGCGGCCGAACAACGCGAACACAACACCAATGAAAAATTAGAGCGTTTTTATCGTTGGCTTTTGCCCCCGTTGTTTAGTAATCGTTTGATTGGTTGGGGATTTTTACTGGGGCTGGTGTTGTTATTTTTTGCGGCTTGTGCAATGTTTTACACCACAGCCGTGCAAGTGAAAATGTTACCGTTGGATAATAAGCCTGAGTATTCTGTTTTCCTCAATATGCCCGAAGGCACGTCTTTACCGGCAACGGCTAATTTGACTTATCAAATGGTGGAAAAAATCCGCAGTATTCCTGAAGTGGTGTCTTTGGTCACGTATATTGGTACATCGCAACCGTTTGATTTTAATGGTATGGTACGCCACTATTATCTGCGTGATAGTTCTTGGCAAGCCGATATTCATATTCAATTGATGGATAAAAAAGATCGCAAGCGAAGCAGTCATCAAATTGCCACTGAAACCCGCCGTATGTTAGCGGAATTAACTCGTGGTACTGGAGCGCGTTTTACCGTAGTAGAAATGCCGCCGGGGCCGCCAGTTTTACAAGCGGTTGTGGCTGAAGTTTACGGGCCAGATAATCAAACTCGTCGTACTGTCGCACAGCATTTAACCCATGTGTTTGAACAATCAGAAATTGTTAGCGATGTCGATAATTATATGGATCAACCTTATGACACGTGGCATTTTGTGGTGGATACGGAAAAAGCAGTCAGACGCGGTATTTCTGTGGATACCATTAATCAAAATTTAGCGATGGCATTGGGTGGGTTTAAGTTAGGCGATATTAAGCGGGGAACGGTGTTAGAACCGACGTATATTGTGATTCAAGTGCCTTTGTCGGTGCGCTCTCAACTCACTCGTTTGTATGATCTGCCGATGCCCAGTCAGCAAGGTAGCAGTATTTCTTTGGCTGAATTGGGGCGTTTTGTCAAAGTTCCCCAAGACCCAATTATTTATCAGAAAGATTTACGCCCAGTAGAATATGTGGTGGGTGATTCGGTGGGAACGTATTTGGGAGACAATCGTTACCGTTTGGGCGCGCCTATTTATGGTATGTTTGAGGTGGAGCGGTTGTTACAAGGCTATGTTACGCCAGATGGCGTGGATTTGGGTGCGACGGGGGGGTATTATCTTGGGCCGCCGCCAGCAGATGGTCGCTCTGGTTTTGAGTGGACAGGCGAATGGACAATTACCTATGAAACCTTCCGTGATATGGGTTTAGCCTTTGGTGTGGCGATGGTGTTGATTTATATTCTGGTGGTGTGGTTATTTGGTAATTTCCTCGTGCCTGCGGTGATTATGGCACCTATTCCGTTGACTTTATTGGGTATTATTCCCGGCCATTGGTTGCTCAATGCCGAATTTACGGCCACATCGATGATTGGTTGGATTGCTTTAGCGGGGATTATCGTGCGTAATTCGATTTTGTTGGTCGATTATTCGATTCACGAAGTGAAGAAAGGCACGCCGATTGAAGATGCGGTGATTTTGGCTTGTAAAACAAGAACACGTCCGATTATGATTACTGCTTTTGCTTTGGTGGCGGGGTCATTTGTGATTTTGTTTGATCCGATTTTTCAGGGGATGGCGATTTCCTTGTTATTCGGCGTGTTGGTTTCGACCTTATTAACTTTGGTGGTGATTCCGCTGGGTTGTATTAGTGTGGGGCCAGAGGCTTTGTGTAGCAGTGGTTTGGGCGGCGACGAGAGCAACTGCGGCGGCAATAACACACCACACGACGGCGGTTCGGGCGGTCAGAGTAAAACCACTGACAGTGATAATCCCGGCTTTTTTGCGCAAGTGGGCGAAAAAGTGGTGTTGTTTGCCACCTTAGGTTTTTACATGGTGCGGGCTGTGTTTATCATGTTGTGGATGATGATTGTGGGGTTGTGGACTCGGTTGACGCAAAAACCAGAACCTCCCCCACCTCCCCGCACAGTACAACAACCGCCAACTCCAGTGACTCCTACGCCTCCTCCAGCGGCACCGGTGACAACTGCGCCTTCGCCTGCTGTGCCGCCGGTGGTTTCTTCCGTTTCGGTGGTTCCGGCGCATGCAATGAGCGGTCAATCCGTGGTGCAAGTGGTGTTGCCGGCGGATAAAGTCAGCCCAGAAACCGTCATTATTCCCGTAACGCTGCCAGAGGGAATCAGCGTGGAATCAACGGCAACTCCCATCATTCGAGATGAAACGCCGTCTGCTTCTCCCGCGCCTGAGTTAGAAAAAACGCCCACGCCAGAGGCAACGGCTGAAATCGCAGAAGTGTCCCTTTCTCGCGTTGATCCCGTAGAATCTGAAACAACGCCCGCGCCATCCTCTGCCCCCACCGCACAAGATGCAGTGGCACGCAGCGGCAAAAAAAGCACAAATCCCCGCAAACAAGGCGGACGGCGTGGTATTCAGTTAAAAACGGATTTGACAGACAACGAGGATGCCGATAAATCGGATAAGTCAGAGAAATAG